A single region of the Latilactobacillus curvatus JCM 1096 = DSM 20019 genome encodes:
- a CDS encoding CoA-disulfide reductase: MRTIIIGATAAGTSAAAKAKRTNPDLDITLYEKRDYVSFGACGLPYFVGEHFEDPNQMIARTPEKFAQQGIDIALEHEVLSVDFDAQTIVVRDLKTNQDRTESYDQLMLATGATAVMPPIKNVDLKNVYHLRTMADGQALRELGQDPKVQSVTVIGAGFIGLEIAEEFHQLGKQVRVIQLEDRILPLAFDPELTDMFADDLRDNGIELHLSEAVQALEGTVQVTGIVTDKGQYATDLVIVAAGIRPNTQFITDDRLKKLPNGAIIVDQAGRTSIENVYAAGDNATVINSVTNQPMYSALATGANKLGRIVGTNLGGQAAQLPGMLNSAGVKLITLEAGRTGLTEKEAAEAGIDFSTVLIHDKNQTNYYPGQSDLTIKLIYTKTEHILIGGQVVGQKDAVLRVDVLATAIQAKMTTEQLGLLDLVYAPPFARTWDALNVAGNVAH; the protein is encoded by the coding sequence ATGCGAACGATTATTATCGGTGCCACAGCTGCCGGAACAAGTGCAGCTGCAAAAGCAAAAAGAACGAATCCAGATTTAGACATTACGTTATACGAAAAACGGGACTATGTGTCCTTTGGGGCTTGTGGCTTACCTTATTTTGTTGGCGAGCACTTTGAAGATCCCAACCAAATGATTGCCCGGACACCTGAAAAATTTGCTCAACAAGGTATTGATATTGCGCTTGAACACGAAGTACTATCAGTTGACTTTGATGCGCAAACAATCGTGGTTCGGGATTTGAAAACCAATCAAGATCGCACAGAATCTTATGATCAATTAATGTTAGCAACGGGAGCCACAGCTGTGATGCCACCGATTAAAAATGTTGATCTCAAAAACGTCTATCATCTACGGACGATGGCAGATGGACAAGCCTTACGTGAATTAGGACAAGACCCAAAGGTTCAATCTGTAACGGTGATTGGTGCGGGCTTTATCGGGTTAGAAATTGCCGAAGAGTTCCATCAATTAGGGAAGCAAGTCCGGGTCATTCAACTAGAAGACCGAATTTTACCACTGGCTTTTGATCCAGAACTAACGGACATGTTCGCGGATGACTTACGTGATAACGGCATTGAATTACACTTATCAGAAGCTGTTCAAGCCTTAGAAGGAACTGTTCAGGTGACTGGCATTGTGACTGATAAGGGGCAGTATGCGACAGACTTAGTGATTGTAGCAGCTGGGATTCGGCCTAATACGCAATTCATCACGGATGATCGATTGAAGAAGTTGCCAAATGGTGCGATTATTGTCGATCAAGCAGGGCGGACATCGATTGAAAATGTCTATGCCGCTGGCGATAATGCAACGGTCATTAACAGCGTGACGAACCAACCGATGTATTCAGCACTTGCCACTGGTGCCAATAAATTAGGCCGAATTGTCGGCACGAATTTAGGCGGGCAAGCCGCTCAATTACCAGGGATGTTGAATTCAGCCGGTGTGAAATTAATCACGCTAGAAGCGGGCCGAACAGGTTTGACTGAAAAAGAAGCGGCAGAGGCTGGTATTGATTTCAGTACTGTTTTAATCCACGACAAGAACCAAACGAATTATTATCCAGGCCAATCAGATTTAACGATTAAATTGATTTACACCAAAACAGAGCATATCTTAATTGGTGGCCAGGTGGTTGGTCAAAAAGACGCAGTGTTGCGCGTTGATGTACTCGCAACTGCGATCCAAGCGAAGATGACAACTGAACAACTCGGGTTACTCGACCTTGTTTATGCACCACCGTTTGCAAGAACGTGGGATGCACTGAATGTGGCCGGCAATGTTGCCCATTAA
- a CDS encoding SDR family oxidoreductase, producing the protein MRIFVIGAHGNVGQLLISQLVAAGHTVTAGIRVEQQADELAQLGAMPVLFDLTKQPKALAPLFADHDAIVFTAGSGGKTGDDQTLLVDLDGAVKSMAAAKIAEVSRYVMVSALFVEDRTKWPESIKPYYAAKYYADHWLEFSGLDWTILRPGTLTNDEATGLVTMQPSGGQVARADVAAMICTVLEHPTETIHKKFSFVNGDLPLIDAIKKAD; encoded by the coding sequence ATGCGGATTTTTGTTATTGGCGCCCATGGTAACGTTGGCCAGCTCCTAATTAGCCAACTCGTTGCTGCCGGTCACACCGTTACAGCCGGCATTCGTGTCGAACAACAGGCGGATGAACTTGCACAACTAGGGGCCATGCCTGTCTTATTCGATTTAACCAAACAACCTAAGGCTTTAGCACCACTATTTGCCGATCATGATGCGATTGTCTTTACAGCTGGTTCTGGCGGTAAAACAGGCGATGATCAAACACTGTTGGTTGATCTCGATGGCGCCGTTAAGAGTATGGCAGCAGCTAAGATTGCTGAAGTTAGTCGCTACGTCATGGTCAGTGCACTCTTTGTTGAGGATCGAACTAAATGGCCTGAAAGTATTAAACCGTACTACGCTGCAAAATACTATGCCGATCACTGGCTTGAATTCTCTGGTTTAGATTGGACCATCTTGCGTCCTGGGACACTTACAAACGACGAAGCTACCGGCCTAGTGACAATGCAACCATCTGGTGGACAAGTTGCACGTGCTGATGTCGCTGCGATGATTTGCACCGTCTTAGAACATCCGACCGAAACAATCCACAAGAAATTCTCGTTTGTTAACGGCGACTTGCCTTTAATAGACGCCATCAAAAAAGCAGACTAA
- the sdaAA gene encoding L-serine ammonia-lyase, iron-sulfur-dependent, subunit alpha, translating to MYTTIHELVETAQERQLPISELIIEQEVAMSHTSREVIWATMGKNLDVMIAAEEKGVTGEGVQSATGITGGEAVLLKRYREKGKSLSGDVMLTAMQNAVATNEVNASMGIICATPTAGSAGTLPGVLSVITERLALDRDAQIRFLFCASAFGMIVANKAMIAGATGGCQAEVGSAAAMGAAAAVEAAGGTPQQSSEAFAMAMSNLLGLVCDPVAGLVEIPCVKRNVIGAVDALTSADMALAGLISKIPADEVIGAMKRIGEDMPSTLRETGLGGLAATPTGVALKMQIFGKDKSLK from the coding sequence ATGTATACAACAATTCACGAATTAGTCGAGACAGCGCAAGAACGGCAACTACCAATCTCGGAATTGATTATCGAACAAGAGGTTGCGATGAGTCACACTAGTCGTGAAGTCATTTGGGCAACCATGGGGAAAAACTTGGATGTCATGATTGCGGCCGAAGAAAAAGGCGTGACCGGTGAAGGTGTTCAGTCTGCCACTGGGATTACAGGCGGTGAAGCGGTTCTGTTGAAGCGGTATCGGGAAAAGGGAAAGTCGTTATCAGGTGATGTGATGTTGACCGCTATGCAAAATGCGGTAGCTACCAATGAAGTCAATGCTTCAATGGGAATCATTTGTGCGACGCCAACTGCTGGTTCAGCAGGTACTTTACCTGGTGTTTTGTCTGTTATTACTGAGCGCTTGGCGCTTGATCGGGATGCGCAGATTCGGTTCTTGTTTTGTGCGTCAGCCTTTGGGATGATTGTTGCCAATAAGGCGATGATTGCCGGGGCAACTGGAGGCTGCCAAGCCGAAGTGGGGAGTGCTGCCGCGATGGGCGCCGCCGCTGCAGTTGAAGCTGCTGGTGGCACACCACAACAATCGTCGGAAGCATTCGCGATGGCGATGTCTAATCTATTGGGATTGGTTTGTGATCCCGTTGCTGGATTAGTTGAGATACCATGTGTTAAACGAAACGTGATTGGGGCCGTCGATGCCTTGACCAGTGCTGATATGGCATTGGCAGGGCTAATCAGCAAGATTCCAGCTGATGAAGTGATTGGTGCCATGAAACGAATCGGTGAAGATATGCCATCTACATTACGTGAAACTGGTTTAGGTGGATTAGCTGCTACACCAACCGGGGTTGCATTGAAGATGCAAATCTTTGGTAAGGATAAGAGCCTTAAATAA
- a CDS encoding YitT family protein — MIALKGNSKKIIIAMVYGFLAAVSVNLFLIPAKTYSSGVTGIAQLLTSLVSYMGGSLSVAMLVFILNVPLLILAWFKINHQYAIFSIVAVFTSVLFLKVIPVPVHPIVTERFAGALFGGALIGLGVGLCFKAGFSTGGTDVIVTLVGRLTGKRVGVVNNIINGMIILAAGIFFGWGAALYSIVEIFVSSLLMDYIYIQQQKVTVTIFTKRPEELKKRMRDFIHGATELDGTGLYTNQETTVIMTVVSKYDLTELKRVVKDADPNAFVNIQSTMNLWGKFENVE; from the coding sequence GTGATTGCTTTAAAAGGAAATTCGAAAAAAATTATTATCGCGATGGTATACGGTTTTTTGGCGGCGGTGAGTGTTAATCTGTTCTTGATTCCGGCGAAGACGTATTCGAGTGGGGTCACGGGGATTGCCCAATTACTAACCTCGTTAGTCAGCTATATGGGCGGCTCATTAAGTGTTGCGATGTTGGTCTTTATTTTGAATGTGCCATTATTGATTCTGGCATGGTTCAAGATTAATCATCAGTACGCGATTTTTAGTATCGTCGCTGTTTTTACGAGTGTCCTTTTCTTGAAGGTCATTCCAGTACCTGTTCACCCAATTGTCACCGAACGATTTGCAGGTGCCTTGTTCGGGGGCGCATTGATTGGTTTAGGGGTTGGCTTGTGTTTTAAAGCGGGTTTTTCAACTGGTGGCACGGACGTCATTGTGACGTTAGTTGGGCGCTTAACTGGCAAACGGGTTGGTGTTGTGAATAATATCATCAACGGAATGATCATTCTTGCAGCGGGCATCTTCTTTGGTTGGGGTGCTGCCTTATACAGTATCGTCGAAATCTTTGTTTCAAGCTTGTTGATGGATTATATCTATATTCAACAACAAAAGGTGACTGTGACGATTTTTACCAAGCGACCTGAAGAATTGAAGAAGCGAATGCGTGACTTTATTCATGGTGCGACTGAATTAGATGGAACTGGTCTGTATACCAACCAAGAAACAACAGTGATCATGACAGTTGTTTCAAAATACGATCTAACGGAATTAAAACGGGTCGTTAAGGATGCCGATCCGAATGCCTTTGTTAATATTCAATCCACAATGAACTTGTGGGGTAAATTTGAAAACGTCGAATAA
- a CDS encoding OPT/YSL family transporter, producing the protein MQKKLSKSAYGGVSGEKYVPYVNQGDKKVGNLAILIMGSILAIIFAASTAYSGMKAGLTVAAGIPGSIIGSGLVGAFAKSKGILGKNIMQGMSSGGESIASGMIYVLPAIILIGGHINFIQGVIVGVLAILFSMGTASLVHNYLMVEEHGKLVYPEAMAISETLVASDTGGDSLKYMGVGFGIGGVITMLTSSVFGVVNNMISYVGSSFYKWKLDVEVNPLLAGIGFIVGLEVSLTMFAGAILSNFAIAPLIGYFTDMAGNSAHVWNNTSLAVNQMAVNDLSSSYVKYIGAGMMLCGGLIGAIKLIPTIVTSIKKTLAAKNVAGEEKNTLGMIAIVVGGVGIFVIGIIIAQNFLMGIVGALLAAILSLLFVIVSARVAGTIGCSNLPVSGMTIASLVIMTVVFVLFGWTDNNHTQILLMFGTFVVTAVAVGGGYMQSQKVTYVIGGSKSEMMKYFMIAGIVGVIVTVGTISILSPQFVTDSATPAFGLPQANLIATLTSGIMTGKLPWIMIIVGVMMALAFYFLDLPIMTVAIGFYLPISTTSIILIGALIKVFIEKATRDEAIKNNRVQSGISLSSGLIAGGSIIGLIGIILHVTGVLKDRVITGFANTNAMGIILLVVMVVSITVPLMMIHKGGATEDGTTESGD; encoded by the coding sequence ATGCAAAAGAAACTTTCAAAATCCGCATACGGCGGTGTTTCAGGTGAGAAATATGTACCGTATGTCAACCAAGGCGACAAAAAGGTCGGCAACTTAGCGATTCTAATAATGGGGAGCATTTTAGCCATTATTTTTGCTGCTTCAACAGCTTATTCTGGGATGAAGGCCGGTTTAACCGTTGCAGCCGGGATTCCAGGTTCAATTATTGGGTCTGGGTTAGTCGGTGCCTTTGCCAAATCAAAAGGGATTTTAGGCAAGAATATTATGCAAGGGATGTCCAGTGGTGGTGAATCAATCGCCAGTGGGATGATTTATGTTTTACCAGCTATTATTTTAATTGGTGGCCACATCAACTTCATTCAAGGGGTCATCGTTGGGGTGCTCGCAATTCTTTTTTCAATGGGGACAGCCTCATTAGTGCACAACTACTTAATGGTTGAAGAACATGGTAAGTTGGTTTATCCAGAAGCCATGGCGATTTCAGAAACCTTAGTTGCGTCAGATACTGGTGGCGATTCGCTTAAATACATGGGCGTTGGCTTTGGTATCGGTGGGGTTATTACGATGCTAACTTCATCAGTGTTTGGTGTCGTCAACAACATGATTAGCTACGTTGGTTCATCATTTTATAAATGGAAATTGGACGTTGAAGTGAATCCATTACTTGCAGGAATTGGTTTTATCGTTGGATTAGAAGTGTCATTAACAATGTTTGCGGGTGCGATTTTATCCAACTTTGCGATTGCACCGTTAATCGGTTATTTCACAGATATGGCGGGCAACAGTGCGCATGTTTGGAATAACACGAGTTTAGCCGTGAATCAAATGGCCGTTAACGATTTATCAAGTTCATACGTTAAATACATTGGTGCCGGAATGATGCTTTGTGGTGGTTTAATCGGTGCGATTAAATTAATCCCAACTATCGTGACATCAATCAAGAAAACACTAGCTGCTAAAAACGTAGCAGGCGAAGAAAAGAATACACTTGGTATGATTGCCATTGTTGTTGGTGGTGTTGGGATCTTCGTTATTGGTATTATCATTGCGCAAAACTTCTTAATGGGGATTGTTGGTGCATTACTAGCAGCCATCTTAAGTTTACTCTTTGTCATTGTTTCAGCCCGGGTTGCTGGGACGATTGGTTGTTCTAACTTGCCTGTATCAGGGATGACAATTGCGTCATTAGTGATTATGACGGTAGTCTTCGTATTATTTGGTTGGACGGACAATAACCATACGCAAATCTTATTGATGTTCGGGACATTCGTTGTGACCGCCGTTGCTGTTGGTGGTGGCTACATGCAATCTCAAAAAGTAACATATGTCATTGGTGGTTCAAAATCTGAAATGATGAAATATTTCATGATTGCCGGGATTGTCGGCGTAATCGTAACTGTCGGCACAATCAGCATCTTATCACCACAATTCGTTACAGATAGTGCAACACCAGCCTTTGGGTTACCACAAGCGAACTTAATTGCTACATTAACATCTGGGATTATGACGGGTAAATTACCATGGATCATGATTATCGTTGGGGTTATGATGGCATTAGCTTTCTACTTTTTAGATTTACCAATCATGACCGTTGCAATTGGTTTTTACTTACCAATTTCAACCACTTCAATCATCTTGATCGGTGCTTTGATTAAAGTCTTTATTGAAAAAGCAACGCGTGATGAAGCGATTAAGAATAATCGGGTTCAAAGTGGGATTAGTTTATCATCCGGTTTAATTGCTGGTGGTTCAATTATTGGTTTAATCGGGATTATTCTCCACGTAACCGGTGTGTTAAAAGATCGCGTAATTACTGGTTTTGCGAATACCAATGCAATGGGGATTATCTTATTGGTTGTCATGGTTGTTTCGATTACTGTGCCACTTATGATGATTCATAAAGGAGGGGCAACAGAAGATGGGACGACAGAAAGCGGAGATTGA
- a CDS encoding ABC transporter permease — translation MFLTIQELRRNKLKFGALSFIIFLIVFLVLFITGLAAGLANDSGAAIKNTPATHFVLQAGSESRLSRSALTQSDWQALKHQSLTPINVTQATIERPKKQTKTDIAYIAVDATSFMTPKVTQGQKLSNQATQKVVVSSKLQANGYQLGDTFKDSTTGQQFKIGGFSKQMAYAHTPVIYLNHHQWQTIFPTQKTTYNAFASKRPLSVNKHYQVISKQTLIDNIPGYSAEQSSLYLMIGFLYVISLFVLAIFFYIITLQKLRDFGALKALGTTTRYLSQHIISEIGLLTAVAILLAGGIISVIAQSMPASMPFMLTAPTIIGTSVLFLAVAILSALLSLIQVIRIDPITAIGGH, via the coding sequence ATGTTTCTAACAATCCAAGAATTACGCCGTAATAAGTTAAAATTTGGCGCACTGAGTTTTATCATCTTTTTAATCGTTTTCCTAGTACTCTTCATCACCGGACTAGCTGCCGGTTTAGCAAACGATAGTGGCGCGGCTATTAAAAATACGCCGGCGACGCATTTTGTTTTACAAGCCGGTTCGGAAAGTCGGTTGAGTCGCTCGGCACTCACCCAATCTGATTGGCAAGCTCTCAAACACCAATCACTGACACCCATCAACGTCACCCAAGCCACCATCGAGCGGCCTAAAAAACAAACAAAAACTGACATTGCCTACATTGCAGTTGACGCTACGAGCTTCATGACACCCAAAGTCACCCAAGGTCAAAAGCTGTCCAACCAAGCCACCCAAAAAGTGGTGGTCAGCAGCAAGTTACAAGCCAATGGTTACCAATTAGGCGACACCTTTAAAGACAGTACCACTGGTCAGCAATTTAAAATCGGCGGCTTTAGCAAGCAGATGGCTTATGCCCATACGCCTGTTATTTATTTAAACCACCACCAGTGGCAAACCATTTTTCCAACGCAAAAGACGACCTATAACGCGTTTGCTAGCAAACGGCCCTTGTCGGTTAACAAGCACTACCAAGTGATCAGCAAACAAACCTTGATTGATAACATCCCTGGCTACTCTGCAGAACAAAGTTCATTGTACTTGATGATCGGCTTTTTATACGTCATCTCACTGTTTGTCCTCGCAATTTTCTTTTATATCATTACCCTACAGAAATTACGGGACTTTGGGGCCTTAAAAGCATTGGGCACAACCACACGCTATCTCAGCCAGCACATCATCTCTGAGATTGGCTTGTTAACGGCAGTGGCGATTCTTTTGGCTGGCGGTATCATTAGTGTCATCGCCCAGTCAATGCCTGCCAGCATGCCGTTTATGCTCACAGCACCAACGATCATCGGCACCAGCGTTCTATTTTTAGCCGTCGCCATCCTAAGCGCCCTATTATCCCTTATTCAAGTGATTCGGATTGACCCGATCACAGCTATTGGAGGTCATTAA
- a CDS encoding PqqD family protein, with amino-acid sequence MGRQKAEIDLEQLIYEKNPQVQFKLQAGQVTIIRPQNHWIQRTLRRLHVKIPLETQLELDDYGSFVFRHVNGKRSVHQIGQALAGQYDEAGEYLYERLLVYLNHLEHTEHLIRRVTD; translated from the coding sequence ATGGGACGACAGAAAGCGGAGATTGATTTAGAACAACTCATCTATGAAAAAAATCCGCAAGTTCAGTTTAAGTTACAAGCTGGCCAGGTCACCATTATTCGGCCGCAGAATCACTGGATTCAACGGACATTACGGCGTTTGCATGTGAAGATTCCGCTAGAAACACAGCTGGAACTTGATGATTATGGTAGTTTTGTCTTTAGGCATGTGAATGGAAAACGCAGTGTCCACCAGATTGGCCAAGCACTGGCAGGACAGTATGATGAAGCCGGTGAATACCTGTATGAACGATTACTCGTGTATTTGAATCATCTAGAACACACAGAACATTTGATCCGGCGGGTAACCGACTAA
- the sdaAB gene encoding L-serine ammonia-lyase, iron-sulfur-dependent subunit beta, with protein MTNQYRSVFDIIGPIMIGPSSSHTAGAVAIGHVANRLFHAPINKVIVRYYESFAQTHQGHGTDYAIISGVLGFDPADQRVPMAVDLARRQGIDVVFIEDPGNSPVHHPNTAELTLINREKELTIWGCSIGGGTIEIRQVNLNGIVIKTDGPLPLVFVESEQEIGDALDQIFEGNYRDKRISVKVPDRFLYKIELIDKPYPEQIEQVRGMSQDVIVL; from the coding sequence ATGACAAATCAATATCGGAGCGTTTTTGATATCATTGGACCGATTATGATTGGCCCTTCAAGTTCACATACTGCTGGCGCAGTTGCCATTGGACATGTTGCTAATCGTCTTTTTCATGCACCGATTAACAAAGTTATTGTGCGTTACTACGAATCTTTTGCACAAACCCACCAAGGGCACGGTACCGATTATGCAATTATTAGTGGCGTGCTAGGATTCGATCCGGCCGATCAAAGGGTACCAATGGCAGTTGATTTAGCGCGACGTCAAGGTATTGACGTTGTCTTCATTGAAGATCCAGGGAATAGTCCAGTGCACCATCCCAATACAGCGGAATTAACGTTAATCAATCGTGAGAAGGAACTAACGATTTGGGGCTGTTCAATTGGGGGCGGGACCATCGAAATCCGCCAAGTGAATTTGAATGGCATTGTGATTAAAACGGATGGCCCGTTACCATTGGTTTTTGTCGAATCGGAACAAGAAATCGGCGATGCTTTAGACCAGATATTTGAAGGCAACTATCGTGATAAGCGCATATCGGTTAAAGTGCCAGATCGGTTTTTGTATAAAATCGAACTGATTGATAAGCCGTACCCGGAACAGATTGAACAGGTCCGCGGAATGAGCCAAGACGTTATTGTGTTATAG
- a CDS encoding C40 family peptidase, whose translation MNNTKSLIALSSGILGAAGIGLLSAGQVQAATTATVNYADGATTVWTSPTTGQTAKRYIFKGQSVNLLASQKIGAETWYRIGNGEWVPERYLTTSDATPAETTPATEAPAAQKTARIAYAGGATTVWSTATYTAPTGQYLGYGQTVNVVKTETVSGEEWYQLENGSWVPARFTGDGKIEATPTPVAQPVAPAQPATATPVETPAAPAPVATTPAQTESTPTTPAPVAESESTPVETPATLESTPAVAESSAPAQAESTTQTQQPATQESSAPVQETAPVETTPAPTQKAPVETTPAPTQKAPVVTTPTPAPTAPAATTGNAQAVINLAMAQIGKPYVWGAHGPSSFDCSGLMDYVFRNAAGKSIGGWTVPQESAGYAVSLSNLQPGDLLFWGSQGSSHHVALYIGGGQYIHAPKPGENVKIGSMQYYAPSFARRVF comes from the coding sequence ATGAACAACACAAAGAGTTTGATTGCATTGAGTTCTGGAATTTTAGGGGCAGCTGGGATCGGTTTATTGAGTGCAGGGCAAGTACAAGCAGCAACGACAGCAACCGTCAACTACGCAGATGGTGCAACAACTGTTTGGACAAGTCCAACAACTGGTCAAACTGCTAAACGATACATCTTTAAGGGCCAATCAGTAAATCTTTTAGCATCACAAAAGATTGGCGCTGAAACATGGTACCGAATTGGAAACGGCGAATGGGTACCTGAACGTTACTTAACAACCAGTGACGCTACACCAGCTGAAACAACACCAGCAACAGAAGCACCTGCTGCTCAAAAGACAGCTCGGATTGCCTATGCCGGTGGCGCAACAACTGTTTGGTCAACAGCAACTTATACAGCCCCAACAGGCCAATACTTAGGTTATGGTCAAACCGTCAACGTTGTGAAAACAGAAACTGTTTCTGGCGAAGAATGGTATCAACTTGAAAATGGTAGCTGGGTACCAGCTCGCTTTACAGGTGATGGTAAGATTGAAGCCACACCAACGCCCGTTGCACAACCGGTAGCACCAGCACAACCTGCAACAGCGACTCCTGTCGAAACACCAGCTGCGCCAGCACCAGTTGCAACAACACCAGCGCAAACAGAAAGCACGCCTACAACACCAGCACCTGTCGCAGAAAGTGAATCAACACCAGTTGAAACGCCTGCCACACTAGAAAGTACACCAGCTGTAGCAGAAAGTAGTGCGCCTGCTCAAGCAGAAAGTACAACTCAAACACAACAACCAGCTACTCAAGAATCATCAGCTCCTGTCCAAGAAACTGCACCAGTTGAAACAACACCAGCCCCAACTCAAAAGGCACCAGTTGAAACAACACCAGCCCCAACTCAAAAGGCACCAGTTGTAACGACACCAACACCAGCCCCAACGGCACCTGCAGCAACGACTGGTAATGCGCAAGCTGTTATTAATTTAGCGATGGCTCAAATTGGTAAACCTTACGTTTGGGGTGCCCATGGTCCAAGTAGTTTTGACTGTTCTGGATTAATGGACTATGTCTTCAGAAATGCTGCTGGTAAGAGTATCGGTGGTTGGACAGTCCCTCAAGAAAGTGCCGGTTATGCTGTTTCATTAAGCAACTTGCAACCTGGCGATTTATTATTCTGGGGTTCACAAGGTAGCTCACACCACGTTGCGCTATACATTGGTGGCGGACAATATATTCATGCCCCAAAACCTGGCGAAAACGTTAAGATCGGTTCAATGCAATACTATGCACCAAGTTTTGCACGCCGTGTCTTTTAA
- a CDS encoding ABC transporter ATP-binding protein yields the protein MSAPILTLEHITKDYPDGDQINHILKDISFTIQPGEFSAIVGPSGVGKSTLLTIMGALLQPTAGRVTLAGQELATLNRNRQTQIRRESIGFIFQSSELIPYLTVTQQLTFLQKIARHRDQSAAEQLLTQLGLGHRLHSYPAMLSGGEKQRVAIARALINQPALILADEPTASLDAQRGREIVHLIRDAVHEQKRTAVMVTHDERVLDLVDHVWRIEDGQLRQTT from the coding sequence ATGTCAGCACCGATTTTAACACTCGAACACATCACCAAAGATTATCCCGATGGTGATCAAATTAATCACATTTTAAAAGATATCTCCTTCACGATTCAGCCAGGTGAATTTAGCGCCATCGTTGGTCCCAGCGGTGTTGGTAAAAGTACTTTGTTGACGATTATGGGCGCGCTCTTGCAACCCACAGCCGGTCGTGTTACCTTGGCCGGTCAAGAACTTGCAACACTCAATCGTAATCGTCAAACACAAATCCGCCGCGAATCAATTGGTTTTATTTTTCAGAGTTCAGAATTAATTCCCTATCTAACGGTCACTCAGCAGCTGACTTTTTTACAAAAAATCGCCCGTCATCGCGATCAATCCGCCGCTGAACAATTACTGACACAACTTGGATTAGGCCATCGATTACATAGTTATCCCGCTATGCTTTCTGGTGGTGAAAAGCAGCGGGTTGCCATTGCTCGGGCACTTATCAATCAACCTGCACTCATTTTAGCAGACGAACCAACCGCCAGTTTAGATGCGCAACGTGGTCGTGAAATTGTCCACTTAATTCGCGATGCAGTTCATGAACAAAAACGCACAGCTGTCATGGTAACACATGACGAACGGGTTTTAGATCTCGTCGATCACGTTTGGCGTATCGAAGACGGTCAACTCCGCCAAACCACATAA